The genomic stretch TACGTTAAAATCAGCTTCTGAAAATCCTGCAAACAAATTCAATACCTCCAATATCTAATAATAGATAATTCATCTCATATTTCGTAGTGATTTTACCATAGAAAGGGCATAATCACCAATTTATTCGCATATGCTTGTCAAAAACACGTCTATCATTTTTTTATAGGTAATCACACAATTTAGTTACATGAAATTGTGCTTCAACATAGACTATACTAATCTAATAAAATTCTGAAAATTTAGTTTTATTGAAGCCGTTTGGAGACCATTCATTATTATTGAGAGGGGTGTTTCATCAATGAAACAAGTGGTGAATATGTATAAGAAGAATGATGGGCAAAAGAGACTAGGAGTTATTCGATTAGAGCTTGATTACGAATTAGCTACGCTTTATGAGGCAATGGTTGAAAATAATGAAGAGAAAAAGAATCAGTGCAAACAAAAGCTAGAAAAGCTTCGTCAAGAAATGATTGCTCTGCAATAAAGATAGCTTACTCTGGAATGAGAGTAGAAAAAACTGGCGAATATAATAGTAAAGGGAATGGAGAGAAGGGAGAGTACTTCTCTCCTTTGTTCTGTGAATTGACATCTTGCAATCGTTTTTTTAAGCTTAATATAAGACATCTAAAAAGAGGGGGAATAATAAATGAGCGATTTTTGGAATCAAGTTGATACATATGCAAAGCAATGGATTAAAGAAGCAGGTAATCGAATTAAAGCTTCTTTTAGTAGAGAGCTCATGATTGAAACAAAATCAAACCCTAATGATTTAGTTACCAATATGGATAAAGATATTGAACAGTTCTTTATTTCGAAGATTAAAGAAGTATTTCCAGACCATCGTATCTTAGGTGAGGAAGGGTATGGCGAAAAAATTGAAACATCTGAGGGGGTTATTTGGGTCATTGACCCGATTGATGGAACGATGAACTTTGTTCATCAACAGCGAAATTTTGCTATTTCCGTAGGTATTTTTGAAAATGGAGTTGGACAAGCTGGATTCATATATGATGTTGTACATGATGAGCTGTACCATGCTAGAAAAGGGAAGGGAGCATATATAAATGATCAACAGCTACCGCCTTTGAAGCAAGTTAGCATTGAAGAGTCTATTGTCAGCTTAAACGCAACGTGGGTAACGGAAAACAGAAGAATCGATCCATCTGTGCTTTCACCTCTGGTAACACGTGTGAGAGGAACAAGGTCGTATGGGTCCGCAGCGATTGAACTTGCATATGTTGCATCAGGAAGGTTAGACGCTTATATTACGATGCGCTTAGCGCCGTGGGACTTCGCAGCAGGGAAAATTTTAATTGAGGAGCTGGGGGGCGTCGTAACCGATTTAAAAGGGAAGCCTTTAGATATTTTAGACAGAAGCAGTGTATTTGTCGCAAAGCCGGGTTTACACGAAGAAATTTTGTCTACGTATCTTTCTAAGTATAAAGGCTAAAAAAAACACCCTTAGAATAAAATTGTTCCAAGGGTGTTTCGTTTTTTCTCTCTCATTTAGAAAAAAATTATAGCTGATTTTTTTCACGCATTTTCTTTTTCGTTGTAAATCCGAAGCCCATAATTGCAACGAGGACAACGAGAGATCCAATTACACCGATAGCGCTTCCTTCCCCGATAAATATACCAATTGCCATAATTGAGAACGTTGCTAGCATTGCATATAAAACAAATACCCACTTAATGTTTTTCATGTTGATTCCTCCCAAATTTATTCAATAAGTATAGTGTACAACAAAATCATTCAGCAATTCTAGATTTAGTGTGATATAATAGCTTAGTTATTACAAGCATAGGAGTGAAATGCGTGAACATTCGTAAAGATTTACGTAATATTGCCATTATTGCCCATGTAGACCATGGGAAAACAACGTTAGTAGATAAATTATTACATCAGTCCGGAACTTTCCGTACAAACGAGCACGTGGAAGAGCGTGCGATGGACTCAAATGACCTAGAGCGTGAGCGTGGAATTACAATTTTAGCTAAAAATACAGCTATTAATTATAAAGATACGCGTATCAATATCATGGATACGCCAGGACATGCCGACTTCGGTGGAGAAGTTGAACGTATTATGAAAATGGTAGACGGTGTTCTACTTGTTGTTGATGCGTACGAAGGTTGTATGCCTCAAACACGTTTTGTATTAAAGAAAGCATTAGAACAAAAATTAACACCAATTGTTGTTGTAAACAAAATTGACCGTGACTTTGCTCGTCCAACTGAAGTTGTTGATGAAGTGATTGACTTATTTATTGAGTTAGGTGCAAGCGAAGAGCAAATTGAATTCCCAGTTGTATACGCATCAGCAATTAACGGAACTGCAAGCGTAGATCCTGAGAAGCAAGATGACAACATGGAAGCATTATTTGATGCAATTGTTGAACACATTCCAGCACCAGTTGACAACAGCGAAGAGCCGCTTCAATTCCAAGTAGCGATGCTTGATTATAACGATTACGTTGGTCGTATTGGAGTAGGACGCGTATTCCGCGGAACAATGAAAGTAGGACAGCAAGTTGCTTTAATGAAGCTTGATGGTTCAGTTAAGCAATTCCGCGTAACGAAGATGTTCGGTTTCCTAGGATTAAAGCGTGTAGAAATCGAAGAAGCAAAAGCTGGAGATCTAATTGCCGTATCGGGAATGGAAGACATTAACGTGGGTGAAACGGTTTGTCCGTCAGAACATCAAGAAGCACTTCCAGTATTACGTATCGATGAGCCGACATTACAAATGACGTTCCTAGTAAACAATTCACCGTTTGCAGGACGTGAAGGTAAATTTGTTACATCTCGTAAAATTGAAGAGCGCTTAATGTCTGAACTTGAAACAGACGTAAGTCTTCGTGTTGAAAACACGGACTCTCCAGACGTATGGGTTGTATCAGGACGCGGTGAGCTTCATTTATCTATTTTAATTGAAAATATGCGTCGTGAAGGCTATGAAATTCAGGTGTCAAAACCAGAAGTAATTGTACGTGAAATTGATGGCGTACGCTGTGAGCCTGTAGAGCGCGTTCAAATCGACGTACCAGAAGAGCATACTGGTTCTATTATGGAATCTATGGGTGCTCGTAAAGGTGAAATGGTTGATATGATTAACAACGGAAATGGGCAAGTTCGCCTTATTTTCATGGTACCAGCTCGTGGATTAATTGGATATACAACAGAGTTCTTATCATTAACTCGTGGTTTTGGTATCATCAACCACTCATTTGATAGCTATCAGCCAATGCAAGCTGGTCAAGTTGGCGGACGTCGTCAAGGTGTACTTGTATCAATGGAAACAGGGAAATCATCAACTTACGGAATCCAAGGTGTAGAAGACCGCGGTACAATCTTCTTAGAGCCAGGTACGGAAGTTTATGAAGGAATGATCGTTGGTGAGCATACGCGCGAAAATGATCTTGTTGTTAACATTTGTAAAATGAAACAAATGACAAATATGCGTTCAGCTAATAAAGATCAAACAACAGGTATGAAAAAGCCTCGTATCATGTCTTTAGAACAATCTCTTGAATACTTAAACGATGATGAGTATTGTGAAATTACGCCAGAATCTATTCGTTTACGTAAAAAGATTCTAGATAAAAACGAGCGTGAAAAAATCGCGAAAAAGAAAAAATATGCTGATATGAAATAAGCAGTAAAAAAGTTGCTAAAGCGCTATGCTCTAGCAACTTTTTTGCTTTTTATAGAGGTGAAAAACCCTTTATTGTCGAATATTGTATATGTTGATAAGAAAAGAAGTCTACCTCAAAAACGAGACGTTGGTAGAATGACATAGAAGGAGGGAAACTAGGGTGAACGTAGAAGATCGTCTGTCTTTTTTTGCAGCTTTATATCGTGTTGATAAGAACTCGGATGTGGGAATGTGGATGCTTTATCTTACGATTTTATTGCTGTCAATTGTTGTATATAAATTGGGGTTTGCGAAAAAATTGCCTCTTTTAAAATCCATTATCATTTACTTGTTTTTAGGATTCGGCTGTACTGTTCTTACGTTTTTAGGTATCTTTTTGCCTGTAGCAGAAGGGTTAGTTGTGGCAGCGCTTATTTTAATTATTTATAAGATTCGGCTGTATCAATCTAAAAAAGAAGACTCAACGATAAATATGTAAAAGCCGCTAAGCACAAATCTTAGCGGCTTTTATAAATGAAGCTACATATCCATAAAGACAGAGCAAAAAGAATATGGCCCACCGTCCAATAGAAGAAAGCCAACATGTCATCAATACGTGGAGTATCTTTAATCGCTAAAGCTGTAAGAGGAAAATATAAAGGAATGGTAGGTAAAGTTAAAAAAATGGCTACAATAAGCATGCGGCCTGAAGATAAGTAATGAAATCGATTTTGGATCCACATAAAAACAATTCCAATAACTACTGCAATGACTAGATGAAAACAAAATTCAATCCATTCAGACCATTTAATGTCTCCTATAAAGGGGATAAAATCGACGTTTAACAAGAGTGTATAAACCTTTTTAGACGTCAGCTGCTCTATCCATTTTAAGATCAAACCTAGCACAGTGCCGCTTATTACTCCTACAACCATTCCTTTATAAAACATGCTTACCAGTCCTCCTCCGTTTGTTTGGATTGATATAGCTTAAAGTTTCCGGTAGCAATTCGTTCTTTTGTACGCTCTTCAATACGTTCTGAGCATTCATTGCACATATATGTATGTATAGGACGATTACGAAGTCTTTTTGCTACAACCGTTTCATCCTCAATTGATTCAATTTTATCGCATAGAACACATTTTACTCTCATCTGTCTCACCTCTTTTTCTCTATACAACATTCTAGCCCAAAGTACGTTGTTTATAAAGCTGTAAAATGTATTTAGTCATTATTTTAACGTAAAGCATTTATCTTTAAGCGTATAAACGGCGTAATCTAAAGATAAGTGCCCGGAATAGTTCACCAATGTAAAAGTTTTGAAAACAAGGAAAAGTAAGCAGGTAAAAGGATTCTCTGTCTAGAAAACAAGTAAGTATACATAAACGGGGGGAGGGATATAAATGGCAAATGAAGTTGAATCCAGTTTAGTCGAAGCACTGTACGAAGAGCTACAAGCAGAACGTTTTGTAACAGTTTCAACCGTTGATTACGAAACAAAAGGACCAAATGTAAGTGCCATTTCATGGATTTATGCTCCAACCAATGAAATCATCCGTTTTGCTGTCGCAAGCAAGTCCCGAATGGTTAAAGATATTTCGCAGTGTAAGGATGTTGTTATTAATTTAATTGCAAATGAATCTTGCTACGCTATCAAAGGACAGGCAGTTGTTGCGCAAAAGCGAATGGAAGACGTTCCAATTAAGCTGGCGCTGATTGAAGTAAGCATAAAAGAAGTAAGGGATGTTATGTTTTATGGGTCTAAAATCTCTGTCAATCCGACTTATGAAAAAACGTATGATCCAATAGCTGCTTCTAAATTAGATAAACAGGTAATGAGTGCATTAAAACAAGCTTAGCATAAACTAAGCTTGTCCATTCCTTATTCATTCTTTTGAAGATGATGATTTGATTGTTTTTCTTGCTTATCTCGTAATTGTTGCTGCTGCTCATTGTTTAACTTTTCATCATTTGTTTTAGTAGGTTCTGGATTACGGCGAATTTCTTCCGCTACTTCTGGCATCACGCGATTTACGATGGCAGCAAGTTCATCGAGAAAGCCTGTAACTGGTCGACCACGTCTAATTTCTCTGGCAATTTCTTTTAATCGCGTTACGGTATCAGGATCGGCAATAACAACGGAATTTGCTCCGTATGGGTCTGCTTTTAAGCTTTCTGCTACCGTATATTTAATCGAACTTACTTCGGAGCGATCAATTTCATTATTTACATCAATACCAACGATTGCATATTTTCCTAACACAATAACAGTGGCATCATTTACGTTTGGAACGCTTGTTGCTAAGCCTACAAGATGCTGAGAAATTTGCCCAGCAGAGCGTTTTGTTGTAGTTTCAGGCGTTGAGTTTTTCACCTGAACGATGCGGTCTGTTTTTTGTCCTTCTTCAATCTGTGATTGATTGTTGTTACAACCTGCTATTGCAAAAAAAGCTAAGCTAGCAATAAGTAATCCTTTTTTCATTGGGAGATACCTCCTTTGGTAATGGCTCATTTTTTGTAGCAATTTGTGTTTAGTTTTCAATAGTTCTTCTATCTTTATGCATATGTTCATATATTTAAAGCAAATGGTCCGTCCATTCACTCGAACTTCACGCGTGCGGTTTACATAAGATAAAAGTGAATGGATTCCTTGTTACACTCCTTAACTGGAAACCAAATGGAGTAGGAGGCTGAGTTGTTGGGAAAAATCTACGTTTTAGATACAAATGTGTTATTGCAAGATCCGCATTCAATCTTTTCATTTGATGATAATGAAGTTGTAATACCAGCTGTAGTATTAGAAGAAGTAGATTCAAAAAAGAGAAATATGGATGAGGTTGGAAGGAATGCGAGACAAGTATCAAAGCTCATTGATAACTTGCGTCAACATGGGAAATTACATGAGAAAATTCCTTTGGAAAATGGGGGACATTTACGAATTGAGCTCAACCACCGTTCATTTCATCAACTACAGGAAATCTTTGTAGAGAAAACAAATGATAATCGTATTTTAGCGGTGGCAAAAAATTTGTCGCTCGAAGAGGAAACCAAGGAAGATGGTCGTGAAGTTATTCTTGTTAGTAAAGATGTATTGGTACGCGTGAAGGCCGATGCGATCGGTTTGAAAGCAGAGGACTTCTTAAGCGATCGAGTTGTCGAGTTTAACAGTATATATACAGGATTTGTGGAAGTGTATATTCCTAGAGAAGTGTTAAATCATTTCTATGAGAATGGGGAGATTCTCACGTCTCAAATTGCAAATCATCCATTCTTTCCAAACCAATT from Bacillus sp. 1780r2a1 encodes the following:
- a CDS encoding YhcN/YlaJ family sporulation lipoprotein, which gives rise to MKKGLLIASLAFFAIAGCNNNQSQIEEGQKTDRIVQVKNSTPETTTKRSAGQISQHLVGLATSVPNVNDATVIVLGKYAIVGIDVNNEIDRSEVSSIKYTVAESLKADPYGANSVVIADPDTVTRLKEIAREIRRGRPVTGFLDELAAIVNRVMPEVAEEIRRNPEPTKTNDEKLNNEQQQQLRDKQEKQSNHHLQKNE
- a CDS encoding pyridoxamine 5'-phosphate oxidase family protein — its product is MANEVESSLVEALYEELQAERFVTVSTVDYETKGPNVSAISWIYAPTNEIIRFAVASKSRMVKDISQCKDVVINLIANESCYAIKGQAVVAQKRMEDVPIKLALIEVSIKEVRDVMFYGSKISVNPTYEKTYDPIAASKLDKQVMSALKQA
- a CDS encoding inositol monophosphatase family protein — protein: MSDFWNQVDTYAKQWIKEAGNRIKASFSRELMIETKSNPNDLVTNMDKDIEQFFISKIKEVFPDHRILGEEGYGEKIETSEGVIWVIDPIDGTMNFVHQQRNFAISVGIFENGVGQAGFIYDVVHDELYHARKGKGAYINDQQLPPLKQVSIEESIVSLNATWVTENRRIDPSVLSPLVTRVRGTRSYGSAAIELAYVASGRLDAYITMRLAPWDFAAGKILIEELGGVVTDLKGKPLDILDRSSVFVAKPGLHEEILSTYLSKYKG
- a CDS encoding YlaH-like family protein; the protein is MNVEDRLSFFAALYRVDKNSDVGMWMLYLTILLLSIVVYKLGFAKKLPLLKSIIIYLFLGFGCTVLTFLGIFLPVAEGLVVAALILIIYKIRLYQSKKEDSTINM
- the typA gene encoding translational GTPase TypA; translation: MNIRKDLRNIAIIAHVDHGKTTLVDKLLHQSGTFRTNEHVEERAMDSNDLERERGITILAKNTAINYKDTRINIMDTPGHADFGGEVERIMKMVDGVLLVVDAYEGCMPQTRFVLKKALEQKLTPIVVVNKIDRDFARPTEVVDEVIDLFIELGASEEQIEFPVVYASAINGTASVDPEKQDDNMEALFDAIVEHIPAPVDNSEEPLQFQVAMLDYNDYVGRIGVGRVFRGTMKVGQQVALMKLDGSVKQFRVTKMFGFLGLKRVEIEEAKAGDLIAVSGMEDINVGETVCPSEHQEALPVLRIDEPTLQMTFLVNNSPFAGREGKFVTSRKIEERLMSELETDVSLRVENTDSPDVWVVSGRGELHLSILIENMRREGYEIQVSKPEVIVREIDGVRCEPVERVQIDVPEEHTGSIMESMGARKGEMVDMINNGNGQVRLIFMVPARGLIGYTTEFLSLTRGFGIINHSFDSYQPMQAGQVGGRRQGVLVSMETGKSSTYGIQGVEDRGTIFLEPGTEVYEGMIVGEHTRENDLVVNICKMKQMTNMRSANKDQTTGMKKPRIMSLEQSLEYLNDDEYCEITPESIRLRKKILDKNEREKIAKKKKYADMK
- a CDS encoding YlaI family protein → MRVKCVLCDKIESIEDETVVAKRLRNRPIHTYMCNECSERIEERTKERIATGNFKLYQSKQTEEDW
- a CDS encoding YlaF family protein — protein: MKNIKWVFVLYAMLATFSIMAIGIFIGEGSAIGVIGSLVVLVAIMGFGFTTKKKMREKNQL